A stretch of the Pseudomonas sp. ACM7 genome encodes the following:
- a CDS encoding Ku protein, with protein sequence MARAIWKGAISFGLVHIPVALVSATSSQGVDFDWLDSRSMDPVGYKRVNKVTGKEVTKEHIVKGVQYEKGRYVVLSEEEIKSAHPLSTQTIDIFSFVDSEQIPLQNIDTPYYLAPDKRGGKVYALLRETLSKTNKVALAHVVLHTRQHLAALMPLESAMVLVMLRWPAEVRSLDTLELGSEVTKPELAKGELDMAKRLVQDMSADWKPEDYRDSFEDKIMALVEKKANEGKIEDVETATGEEERKTADVIDLTELLKRSLGGKSTGKTKSAAKPAANKKATKTSRG encoded by the coding sequence ATGGCACGGGCAATCTGGAAAGGCGCGATCAGTTTCGGTCTGGTGCATATCCCTGTGGCGCTGGTCTCGGCGACGTCCTCGCAAGGGGTGGATTTCGACTGGCTCGACAGCCGCAGCATGGACCCGGTCGGCTACAAGCGCGTCAACAAGGTCACAGGCAAGGAAGTGACCAAGGAACACATCGTCAAAGGTGTGCAATATGAAAAGGGTCGGTATGTGGTCCTCAGCGAAGAGGAAATCAAGTCGGCGCACCCTCTGTCCACTCAGACCATCGACATCTTTTCCTTTGTCGACAGCGAGCAGATTCCCCTGCAAAACATCGATACGCCCTACTACCTCGCGCCGGATAAACGCGGTGGCAAGGTCTATGCGCTGTTGCGCGAAACGTTAAGCAAGACCAATAAAGTCGCCCTGGCTCATGTTGTGCTGCACACGCGCCAGCACCTCGCCGCGCTGATGCCGCTGGAATCGGCGATGGTATTGGTGATGCTGCGCTGGCCCGCCGAAGTGCGAAGTCTGGATACGCTGGAGCTGGGCAGTGAAGTCACCAAGCCCGAACTGGCCAAAGGTGAACTCGATATGGCCAAACGTCTGGTTCAGGACATGAGCGCAGACTGGAAACCCGAGGATTATCGCGACAGTTTTGAAGACAAGATCATGGCCTTGGTCGAGAAAAAGGCTAATGAAGGCAAGATCGAGGATGTGGAAACGGCGACTGGCGAAGAGGAACGGAAAACCGCGGATGTCATTGATTTGACCGAGCTGCTTAAACGTAGTCTTGGCGGCAAGAGCACGGGCAAAACAAAGTCGGCCGCGAAACCCGCCGCAAATAAAAAAGCCACGAAGACTTCTCGTGGCTGA
- a CDS encoding MFS transporter, whose amino-acid sequence MSVQQLPPQSSMAITLQIVSIVFYTFIAFLCIGLPIAVLPGYVHEQLGFSAIIAGLTIGSQYLATLLSRPMAGRLSDSIGTKRAIVYGLSGIVLSGVLTLISTLLQSFPLLSLLILIAGRLLLGIAQGLIGVGTISWCMGQVGAEHTARSISWNGIASYGAIAIGAPLGVVMVGELGFASLGIALSVLALAALLLIRNKPSVPVIRGERLPFWAVFGRIAPFGASLSLASIGYGTLTTFITLYYVSRGWAGAAYCLTVFGACFILARLLFISSISRFGGFTSAIACMSIETVGLVLLWLAPSTGYALIGAGLTGFGLSLVYPALGVEAIKQVPNSSRGAGLSAYAVFFDLALAIAGPLMGAVALNLGYTWIFFSAALLSVTGLGLTLLLKRRAMA is encoded by the coding sequence ATGTCTGTGCAGCAACTGCCACCACAAAGCTCCATGGCGATCACCCTGCAGATCGTCTCTATCGTCTTCTATACCTTTATTGCCTTCCTCTGCATCGGTCTGCCGATTGCGGTATTGCCGGGCTACGTCCACGAACAGCTGGGTTTCAGCGCGATCATCGCGGGTCTGACCATCGGCTCGCAGTACCTGGCCACCCTGCTCAGCCGCCCGATGGCCGGGCGCCTGTCGGACAGCATCGGCACCAAGCGGGCGATTGTTTACGGGTTATCAGGGATTGTGTTGAGCGGCGTGCTGACGTTGATTTCAACGCTGCTGCAAAGTTTTCCGTTGCTGAGCCTGCTAATCCTGATCGCCGGCCGCTTGTTGCTGGGGATTGCCCAGGGCTTGATCGGGGTCGGCACCATCAGTTGGTGCATGGGTCAGGTGGGCGCTGAACATACCGCGCGCTCGATCTCCTGGAACGGCATCGCCTCCTACGGCGCCATCGCCATTGGTGCGCCGCTGGGCGTGGTGATGGTCGGCGAGCTGGGGTTCGCCAGTCTTGGGATCGCGCTGTCGGTGCTGGCGCTGGCGGCGTTGTTGCTGATCCGAAACAAACCCTCGGTGCCGGTGATTCGCGGCGAACGCCTGCCGTTTTGGGCGGTGTTCGGGCGTATTGCGCCGTTCGGCGCGAGCCTGAGCCTTGCCTCCATCGGTTACGGCACGCTGACCACTTTTATTACCCTGTATTACGTCAGCCGTGGCTGGGCCGGTGCGGCTTATTGCCTGACGGTATTCGGCGCGTGTTTCATTCTGGCGCGACTGTTGTTCATCTCTAGCATCAGCCGTTTCGGTGGGTTCACCTCGGCCATTGCCTGTATGAGCATTGAAACGGTGGGCCTGGTGTTGCTGTGGCTTGCGCCTTCGACCGGCTATGCACTGATCGGCGCAGGCCTGACCGGATTCGGTCTGTCGTTGGTGTATCCGGCGCTGGGGGTCGAAGCGATCAAGCAAGTGCCCAATTCCAGTCGCGGGGCGGGATTGAGTGCCTACGCGGTGTTTTTCGATCTGGCGCTGGCGATTGCCGGGCCGTTGATGGGCGCGGTGGCGTTGAACCTGGGGTACACGTGGATTTTCTTCAGCGCGGCGTTGCTGTCGGTGACCGGCCTCGGTTTGACCCTGTTACTGAAACGCCGCGCAATGGCCTGA
- a CDS encoding GNAT family N-acetyltransferase/peptidase C39 family protein: MNLVFRLAVVEDLPALLELEQHCFTTDRLNRRSFQWMITRANGQLLVAQRGEHLVGYAVVLFHRGTSLARLYSIAIATDARGSGLGKQLLQRIEACALEHDCTYLRLEVRIDNPTAIAQYERNGYRRFALIHDYYQDHADALRLEKRILQHRDSRNIKVPWYPQTTDFTCGPACLLMAMGALQADRVLERLEELQIWREATTVFMTSGHGGCSPQGLALAAWRRGFGVRLQLSMAGALFLDGVRNAHKKEVMRLVHEEFTAQLHTTDVEQVIGGPLDLPGLLDGGGQPLVLISSYRLTRSKSPHWVIVTDCDEEFVYLHDPDVDHSQHRQHMDCQHLPVSHGEFEKMCSFGRGKLRAAVILYARTCPKTPL, translated from the coding sequence ATGAACCTGGTTTTTCGCCTGGCGGTGGTTGAAGACTTACCGGCGCTGCTGGAACTCGAACAACACTGTTTCACCACGGATCGGCTTAATCGTCGCAGTTTTCAATGGATGATCACGCGCGCCAATGGGCAACTGTTGGTGGCCCAGCGTGGCGAACACCTGGTCGGTTACGCCGTGGTGCTGTTTCACCGGGGTACTTCGCTGGCGCGACTTTACTCGATTGCGATCGCCACCGACGCGCGCGGCAGCGGCCTGGGCAAGCAATTGCTCCAACGCATCGAGGCCTGCGCCCTTGAGCACGACTGCACCTACCTGCGGCTGGAAGTACGCATCGACAACCCGACGGCGATTGCCCAGTACGAGCGCAACGGTTACCGACGCTTTGCACTGATCCACGACTATTACCAGGACCATGCCGACGCGCTGCGGCTGGAGAAGCGCATCCTCCAGCACCGCGACTCGCGCAACATCAAGGTGCCCTGGTACCCGCAGACCACCGATTTCACCTGCGGCCCGGCTTGTCTGCTGATGGCCATGGGCGCGCTGCAAGCGGATCGCGTGCTGGAGCGTCTCGAAGAACTGCAGATCTGGCGCGAAGCGACCACCGTGTTCATGACCTCCGGCCATGGTGGCTGCAGCCCTCAAGGCCTGGCGCTGGCGGCATGGCGACGGGGTTTTGGAGTGCGTCTGCAACTGAGCATGGCCGGGGCACTGTTTCTCGATGGCGTACGCAATGCGCATAAAAAAGAGGTAATGCGTCTGGTGCACGAGGAGTTTACGGCGCAGCTGCACACCACTGACGTCGAACAGGTGATCGGCGGGCCGCTGGATCTTCCGGGTTTACTGGACGGAGGTGGACAACCGCTGGTGCTCATCAGCAGCTATCGACTGACCCGTTCCAAATCGCCGCATTGGGTGATCGTCACCGATTGCGATGAAGAGTTCGTCTACCTGCATGACCCAGATGTCGATCACAGCCAGCATCGCCAACACATGGACTGCCAGCATTTGCCGGTCAGCCATGGGGAATTTGAAAAGATGTGCAGTTTCGGTCGGGGCAAGCTTCGGGCGGCAGTGATCCTGTACGCCCGAACGTGTCCAAAAACACCCTTGTAG
- a CDS encoding ABC-F family ATPase, translated as MISTANITMQFGAKPLFENVSVKFAAGNRYGLIGANGCGKSTFMKILGNDLEPSGGQVMLEPNVRLGKLRQDQFAYEEFTVIDTVIMGHEELWKVKAERDRIYSLPEMTEEDGMAVAELETEFAEMDGYTAESRAGELLLGLGIGIEQHFGPMSEVSPGWKLRVLLAQALFSDPEVLLLDEPTNHLDINTIRWLENILTQRSSLMIIISHDRHFLNSVCTHMADLDYGELRLFPGNYDEYMTVATQSREQLLSDNAKKKAQISELQSFVSRFSANASKAKQATSRAKAIDKIQLAEVKPSSRVSPFIRFEQTKKLHRQAVIVERMAKGFDGKTLFKDFSFQVEAGERVAIIGPNGIGKTTLLRTLVNELTPDAGTVKWTDAAELGYYAQDHAHDFEDDCNLFDWMGQWTQGGEQIVRGTLGRMLFSNDEILKSVKVISGGEQGRMLFGKLILQKPNVLIMDEPTNHLDMESIEALNLALENYPGTLIFVSHDREFVSSLATRIIELSPSGVIDFSGTYDDYLRSQGVVF; from the coding sequence TTGATCTCTACAGCTAACATCACGATGCAGTTCGGCGCCAAGCCGCTATTCGAAAACGTTTCGGTCAAATTCGCCGCGGGCAACCGCTACGGCCTGATCGGCGCCAACGGTTGCGGCAAGTCGACTTTCATGAAAATCCTCGGCAACGACCTCGAGCCGTCCGGCGGCCAGGTCATGCTCGAGCCGAACGTGCGTCTGGGTAAATTGCGCCAGGACCAGTTCGCTTACGAAGAATTCACCGTGATCGATACCGTGATCATGGGTCACGAAGAGCTGTGGAAGGTCAAGGCCGAGCGCGATCGTATCTACTCGCTGCCGGAAATGACCGAAGAAGACGGCATGGCCGTTGCAGAACTGGAAACCGAGTTCGCCGAAATGGACGGCTACACCGCCGAATCCCGTGCTGGCGAACTGTTGCTGGGCCTGGGTATCGGCATCGAGCAGCACTTCGGCCCGATGAGCGAAGTGTCCCCAGGCTGGAAACTGCGCGTATTGCTGGCTCAGGCGCTGTTCTCCGATCCTGAAGTGCTGTTGCTCGATGAACCGACCAACCACCTGGACATCAACACCATCCGCTGGCTGGAAAACATCCTGACCCAGCGCTCCAGCCTGATGATCATCATCTCTCACGACCGTCACTTCCTGAACAGCGTGTGCACCCACATGGCTGACCTGGACTACGGCGAGCTGCGCCTGTTCCCGGGCAACTACGACGAGTACATGACCGTGGCGACCCAGTCCCGCGAGCAACTGCTGTCGGACAACGCCAAGAAGAAAGCGCAGATTTCCGAGCTGCAATCGTTCGTCAGCCGCTTCTCGGCCAACGCCTCGAAAGCCAAGCAGGCCACTTCCCGCGCGAAGGCGATCGACAAGATCCAACTGGCCGAAGTCAAGCCTTCGAGCCGCGTGAGCCCGTTCATCCGTTTCGAACAAACCAAGAAGCTGCACCGTCAGGCGGTCATCGTCGAGCGCATGGCCAAAGGCTTTGACGGCAAGACACTGTTCAAGGACTTCAGCTTCCAGGTTGAAGCTGGGGAGCGCGTGGCGATCATCGGCCCGAACGGTATCGGTAAAACCACCCTGCTGCGCACCCTGGTCAACGAACTGACCCCGGATGCCGGTACCGTGAAGTGGACCGACGCCGCGGAACTGGGCTACTACGCCCAGGACCACGCGCACGATTTCGAAGACGACTGCAACCTGTTCGACTGGATGGGTCAATGGACCCAGGGCGGTGAGCAAATCGTTCGCGGCACCCTCGGCCGGATGCTGTTCTCCAACGACGAGATCCTCAAGTCGGTCAAGGTCATCTCCGGTGGCGAGCAAGGTCGCATGCTGTTCGGCAAGCTGATCCTGCAAAAGCCGAACGTGCTGATCATGGACGAACCGACCAACCACTTGGACATGGAATCCATCGAGGCGCTGAACCTGGCGCTGGAGAACTACCCGGGCACGCTGATCTTCGTCAGCCACGACCGTGAGTTCGTATCGTCCCTGGCCACCCGCATCATCGAGTTGAGCCCTAGTGGCGTGATCGACTTCAGCGGCACCTATGACGACTACCTGCGTAGCCAGGGCGTTGTGTTCTAA
- a CDS encoding magnesium transporter CorA family protein has protein sequence MIKSFQLIHGALHKVERLDADVMLFSNPDAAERDLLHSHFKVDEHALASALDPDEVSRIEFHPDNLFLIWKRPENYSGAGSLAFEVSSCGLLFSEHRLLVIATDDSPLSGLGMRQPLNTPLDVLLDLLFNNIHHYLGHLKVIKLVARELQQKFNASMQNQHLIQMFNLSESLIYYINAIHSNGAVLTRLRNHAAKEHFSAEAIGLIDDLIIENNQCYKQAEIYSTVFSGLIDARGNLMNNSMNNLLRKLTLINVVFLPLNLIASIGGMSEFSMMTAGVPWWVSYPLFLTAMIMGAGVMVLGLRRLAK, from the coding sequence ATGATCAAGAGCTTTCAACTGATCCACGGCGCCCTCCACAAAGTCGAACGGCTGGATGCCGACGTGATGTTGTTCAGTAATCCCGATGCGGCCGAACGGGATCTGCTGCACAGCCATTTCAAAGTTGATGAACACGCCCTGGCCTCGGCCCTGGACCCCGATGAGGTGTCACGCATCGAGTTTCACCCTGATAACCTGTTCCTGATCTGGAAACGCCCGGAAAACTATTCCGGCGCGGGCAGCCTGGCCTTCGAAGTGTCGTCCTGCGGTTTGCTGTTTTCCGAGCATCGTTTGCTGGTGATCGCCACCGACGACTCGCCGCTCAGTGGTCTCGGCATGCGCCAGCCCCTGAACACGCCGCTGGATGTGTTGCTCGACCTGCTGTTCAACAACATCCATCACTACTTGGGCCACCTGAAGGTGATCAAACTGGTTGCCCGGGAGTTGCAGCAGAAATTCAACGCGTCGATGCAGAATCAGCACCTGATCCAGATGTTCAACCTCAGCGAAAGCCTGATCTATTACATCAACGCGATTCACAGCAACGGCGCAGTCCTGACCCGGTTGCGCAATCACGCCGCAAAGGAACATTTCAGCGCCGAAGCCATTGGCCTGATCGACGACCTGATCATCGAAAACAACCAGTGCTACAAACAGGCGGAAATCTACTCCACGGTGTTCTCCGGGCTGATCGACGCCCGGGGCAACCTGATGAACAACAGCATGAACAACCTGCTGCGCAAACTGACGTTGATCAATGTGGTGTTTTTGCCGCTGAACCTGATTGCAAGTATCGGCGGCATGTCCGAGTTCAGCATGATGACGGCGGGCGTGCCGTGGTGGGTTTCGTATCCGCTGTTTCTGACTGCGATGATAATGGGGGCTGGAGTGATGGTGCTCGGGCTCAGACGGTTGGCGAAATAA
- a CDS encoding PQQ-dependent sugar dehydrogenase — MLCKTLLATLCASALITFTAPVFAAPTQNLKSEQGTLEVTTMTKGLEHPWALAFLPDRQGMLVTERPGNLRVVSADGKLSAPLSGVPEVWAKGQGGLLDVALSPDFKQDRTVYLSYAEGGGEGDKAGTAVGRGRLSDDLTAIKDFKVIFRQEPKLSVGNHFGSRLVFDRDGYLFITLGENNDRPTAQDLDKLQGKVVRIYPDGKVPDDNPFVGQAGVRPEIWSYGQRNPQGAALNPWTGTLWENEHGPQGGDEINIIERGKNYGWPMATHGINYSGQPIPEAKGKTAEGTVAPHHVWEKSPGLSGMAFYDADRFKAWQHNVFIGALVSQELIRLQFDGDKVVHEERLLGELKARIRDVRQGPDGYLYVLTDEDDGALYKIGLK; from the coding sequence ATGTTGTGTAAAACCCTTCTGGCCACACTGTGTGCCAGCGCACTGATCACTTTCACGGCGCCCGTTTTCGCAGCGCCAACCCAGAATTTGAAAAGCGAACAGGGCACCCTTGAGGTGACGACAATGACCAAGGGGCTCGAACATCCCTGGGCTTTGGCGTTTCTTCCCGATCGCCAAGGGATGCTGGTGACTGAACGGCCCGGCAACCTGCGGGTGGTCAGCGCCGACGGTAAACTTTCCGCACCGCTCAGTGGTGTTCCAGAGGTCTGGGCCAAGGGGCAGGGCGGCTTGCTGGATGTAGCGTTGTCGCCCGACTTCAAGCAAGACCGCACGGTCTACTTGTCTTATGCCGAAGGTGGCGGTGAGGGCGACAAGGCCGGGACGGCAGTTGGTCGCGGACGTCTGTCTGACGACCTGACAGCCATAAAGGATTTCAAAGTGATCTTCCGCCAGGAACCCAAGCTTTCAGTCGGTAACCACTTCGGCTCAAGATTGGTGTTCGATCGCGACGGCTATCTGTTCATCACCCTTGGCGAGAACAATGACCGGCCGACCGCCCAAGACCTCGACAAGCTGCAAGGCAAGGTTGTGCGGATCTACCCGGACGGCAAGGTGCCGGATGACAACCCCTTTGTCGGTCAGGCGGGCGTGCGCCCGGAAATCTGGTCCTACGGCCAGCGCAATCCGCAAGGCGCAGCGCTCAATCCCTGGACCGGCACCCTTTGGGAAAACGAGCACGGTCCCCAGGGTGGCGATGAAATCAACATCATCGAGCGTGGCAAGAACTACGGCTGGCCGATGGCAACCCATGGCATCAATTATTCCGGCCAGCCGATTCCGGAAGCCAAAGGCAAGACCGCCGAAGGTACCGTCGCCCCGCACCATGTCTGGGAAAAGTCCCCCGGCCTCAGCGGCATGGCGTTCTACGACGCTGACCGCTTCAAGGCTTGGCAGCACAACGTGTTTATCGGCGCACTGGTGAGCCAGGAGTTGATCCGCTTGCAGTTCGATGGCGACAAGGTCGTTCACGAAGAGCGACTTCTGGGTGAACTCAAGGCGCGGATTCGCGATGTTCGGCAGGGGCCGGACGGGTATTTGTATGTGTTGACCGACGAGGACGACGGGGCGTTGTACAAAATCGGACTGAAGTAA
- the lpxO gene encoding lipid A hydroxylase LpxO, producing MKLIIAAIYVVSIAYVHLRGRVRHKLGRQLSDHSTFLAPINCFLYLFSKIPNKPYLNPADFPDLSPLQDHWEDIRAEGQNLLRAGEIKRSNQYDDVGFNSFFKTGWKRFYLKWYGDSHPSAIKLCPRTTELVQSIGSIKAAMFAELPPGSKLVRHRDPYAGSYRYHLGLETPNDAGCYINVDGENYHWRDGEAVMFDETFIHYAENTTEQNRIILFCDVERPMKYRWAAAFNGWFSRNVMSAAGAPNDVGDKTGGINRLFAKIYKIRLRGKALKKRNRKLYYLEKWAIFGGLLAVIVLI from the coding sequence GTGAAATTGATCATTGCCGCTATTTACGTTGTATCCATTGCGTACGTTCACTTGCGCGGACGCGTGCGTCACAAGCTGGGCCGCCAGCTGAGCGACCACTCGACGTTTCTGGCGCCGATCAACTGCTTCCTTTATCTGTTCTCGAAAATCCCCAACAAGCCTTATCTGAACCCGGCCGATTTTCCCGATCTGAGTCCGTTGCAGGACCATTGGGAAGACATTCGCGCCGAGGGCCAAAACCTGCTCAGGGCCGGGGAGATCAAGCGCTCGAATCAATACGACGACGTCGGCTTCAACTCGTTCTTCAAGACTGGCTGGAAACGTTTCTACCTGAAGTGGTACGGCGACAGCCATCCTTCGGCCATAAAACTCTGTCCGCGCACCACCGAACTGGTGCAAAGCATCGGCTCGATCAAGGCTGCGATGTTCGCCGAGCTGCCACCGGGTTCGAAACTGGTCCGTCACCGCGATCCGTATGCGGGTTCCTACCGCTATCACCTGGGCCTGGAAACACCGAACGATGCCGGTTGCTACATCAACGTCGATGGCGAGAACTACCACTGGCGCGACGGTGAAGCGGTCATGTTCGACGAGACCTTCATTCATTACGCCGAAAACACCACCGAGCAGAACCGCATCATTCTGTTCTGCGACGTGGAGCGGCCGATGAAGTATCGCTGGGCGGCGGCGTTCAATGGCTGGTTCAGCCGTAACGTGATGTCGGCGGCGGGCGCACCGAACGATGTCGGTGACAAGACCGGAGGCATCAACCGCTTGTTTGCCAAAATCTACAAGATTCGCCTGCGCGGCAAAGCGCTGAAAAAGCGCAACCGCAAGCTCTATTACCTGGAGAAGTGGGCGATTTTTGGTGGTTTGTTGGCGGTTATCGTTCTGATCTGA